Genomic DNA from Streptomyces sp. AM 2-1-1:
GGGACCAGCCGCACGACCCCTCGCCGTCCGAGCACCTCAGCTCCCACGACGCACCGCAGCAGACCTCGGCCTCCGACCCGGAGAACCCGGCCGGACCCGTAGCCGAGGAGGGGAAGGAATGACCTTGGCCGCCGAGATCGACAGGAACGGGACCAGTCCCGAGAAGCTCCTCGCCCCCGTCCTCTCCGCCCACTGGGACGAGGCGGAACCCTGGACGCTGGAGAGCTACCGGCGCCACGACGGGTACGAAGGGCTCCGCAAGGCCCTCGCCATGTCGCCGGACGAGCTCATCGCGTACGTCAAGGACTCCGGTCTGCGCGGACGCGGCGGCGCCGGCTTCCCCACCGGGATGAAGTGGCAGTTCATCCCGCAGGGCGACGGCAAGCCGCACTACCTCGTCGTCAACGCCGACGAGTCGGAGCCCGGCACCTGCAAGGACATCCCGCTCCTCTTCGCCAACCCGCACAGCCTCATCGAAGGCATCGTGATCGCCTGTTACGCGATCCGCTCCTCGCACGCCTTCATCTACCTGCGCGGCGAGGTCGTCCCCGTCCTGCGACGGCTGCACGAAGCCGTCCGCGAGGCGTACGCGGCCGGTTACCTCGGCAAGGACGCGCTCGGTCCCGGGCTCGACCTGGAACTGACCGTGCACGCGGGCGCCGGGGCGTACATCTGCGGCGAGGAGACGGCGCTGCTGGACTCGCTCGAAGGACGGCGCGGCCAGCCCCGGCTGCGGCCCCCCTTCCCCGCGGTCGCCGGTCTGTACGCCTGCCCCACCGTGGTGAACAACGTGGAGTCCATCGCCTCGGTTCCCGCGATCCTCCAGCGCGGCAAGGACTGGTTCAAGTCGATGGGCAGCGAGAAGTCCCCGGGCTTCACGCTCTACTCGCTCAGCGGCCACGTCACCAGCCCCGGCCAGTACGAGGCCCCGCTCGGCATCACGCTCCGCCAGCTGCTCGACATGAGCGGCGGCATCCGCGCCGGGCACCGTCTCAAGTTCTGGACCCCGGGCGGCTCGTCCACCCCGATGTTCACCGAGGAACACCTCGACGTCCCCCTCGACTACGAGGGCGTCGGCGCCGCCGGCTCCATGCTCGGCACCAAGGCGCTCCAGTGCTTCGACGAGACGACCTGCGTCGTGCGGGCCGTCACCCGGTGGACCGAGTTCTACGCCCACGAGTCCTGCGGCAAGTGCACGCCCTGCCGCGAAGGCACGTACTGGCTGGTCCAGTTGCTCCGCGACATCGAAGCGGGCAAGGGCCGCCCCGGCGACCTCGACAAGCTGGGCGACATCGCCGACAACATCAACGGCAAGTCCTTCTGCGCGCTGGGCGACGGTGCCGCCTCACCGATCTTCTCCTCGCTGAAGTACTTCCGCGACGAGTACGAGCAGCACATCACCGGCAAGGGCTGCCCGTTCGATCCCGCGAAGTCGACCCTCTGGGCCGACGACGAAGACGCCGACGACCAAGACGCTCACCGGGGGGTGAACGCATGACAGTCACCACCAGTGCGCCCTCCGGGGGCGGACAGGCGGCCGTACCGCCCGAGGACCTCGTCACGCTGACCATCGACGGCATCGAGACCAGCGTCCCCAAGGGGACCCTGGTCATCCGCGCCGCCGAGGAACTCGGCATCGAGATCCCGCGCTTCTGCGACCACCCGCTCCTCGACCCGGCCGGCGCCTGCCGCCAGTGCATCGTCGAGGTGGAGGGCCAGCGCAAGCCGATGGCCTCCTGCACCATCACCTGCACCGACGGCATGGTCGTCAAGTCGCAGCTCACCTCGCCCGTCGCCGAGAAGGCCCAGAAGGGTGTGATGGAGCTGCTGCTCATCAACCACCCGCTGGACTGCCCGGTCTGCGACAAGGGCGGCGAGTGTCCGCTGCAGAACCAGGCGATGTCGCACGGCGACGCCGAATCCCGGTTCGAGGGCCGCAAGCGGACGTACGAGAAGCCCGTCCCCATCTCCACCCAGGTCCTGCTCGACCGCGAACGCTGCGTGCTCTGCGCGCGATGCACCCGGTTCTCCAACCAGGTGGCCGGCGACCCGATGATCGAGCTGATCGAGCGCGGCGCGCTCCAGCAGGTCGGCATCGGCGAGGGCGACCCCTTCGAGTCGTACTTCTCCGGCAACACCATCCAGATCTGCCCGGTCGGGGCTCTCACCTCGGCGGCCTACCGCTTCCGGTCGCGCCCCTTCGACCTGGTCTCCTCGCCCTCGGTCTGCGAGCACTGCGCGGGTGGCTGCGCGACCCGCACCGACCACCGGCGCGGCAAGGTCATGCGCCGTCTCGCGGCCAACGACCCCGAGGTCAACGAAGAGTGGCTGTGCGACAAGGGGCGCTTCGGCTTCCGTTACGCCCAGCAGCGCGACCGGCTCACCACCCCGCTGGTCCGCAACGCCGACGGCGTCCTCGAACCGGCCTCCTGGCCGGAGGCGCTCGCGGCCGCCGCCGCGGGACTCGGCGCGGCCCGCGGCAGGGCCGGGGTGCTGACCGGCGGCCGGCTGACCGTCGAGGACGCCTACGCGTACAGCAAGTTCGCACGGGTCGCCCTCGCCACCAACGACATCGACTTCCGGGCCCGGACGCACAGCGGCGAGGAGGCCGACTTCCTGGCCGCCCGGGTCGCCGGGCGCGGTCGCGACCTGGACGGCGACGGGGTCACCTACACCTCGCTGGAGGCCGCCTCGGCGGTCCTGCTCGCCGGGTTCGAGTCCGAGGAGGAGGCGCCCGGCGTCTTCCTGCGGCTGCGCAAGGCCCACCGCAAGCACGGCCAGCGGACCTACGCGCTCGCCCCGCACGCCACCCGCGGGCTGGAGAAGGCGGGCGGCACGCTGCTGCCGGCCGCCCCCGGCACCGAGACCGAGTGGCTGGACGCGCTCGCCGGAGGCGTCGGACTCGACGAGGCCGGTGCGGCCGCCGCCGAGGCGCTGCGCGGTGAGAACTCCGTCATCGTCGTCGGCGAACGGCTCGCCGGGGTCCCCGGCGCGCTGACCGCCGTCCTGCGCACCGCCACCGCCACCGGCGCCGACCTGGTGTGGATCCCGCGCCGGGCCGGGGAACGCGGAGCGCTGGAGGCCGGCGCCCTCCCGACGCTGCTGCCCGGCGGCCGTCCGGCCACCGACCCGAGCGCCCGGCAGGAGGTCGCCGCCCTCTGGGGCATCGCCGAACTCCCCGCCCGCCACGGCCGCGACACCAGTCAGATCCTCGGTGCCGCCGCCACCGGCGAACTCGGTGCCCTGCTCGTCGCGGGCGTCGAACCCCGCGACCTGCCGGACCCGGCCGCAGCACTCACCGCACTGGACGCGGTCGGCTTCCTCGTCTCGCTGGAGCTGCGGCCCAGCGAGGTCACCGACCGCGCGGACGTGGTGCTGCCCGTCGCCGCGGTCGCCGAGAAGTCCGGCACCTTCCTCAACTGGGAAGGCCGCGCCCGGATGTTCGAGGCGGCACTGAAGCCCGAGCAGATGACCCGGACCCTCGCGCCGACCGACGGCCGGGTACTGCACATGCTCGCCGACGCGCTCGACGTCCACCTCGGACTGCCCGACCTCGCCGCCGCCCGC
This window encodes:
- the nuoF gene encoding NADH-quinone oxidoreductase subunit NuoF gives rise to the protein MTLAAEIDRNGTSPEKLLAPVLSAHWDEAEPWTLESYRRHDGYEGLRKALAMSPDELIAYVKDSGLRGRGGAGFPTGMKWQFIPQGDGKPHYLVVNADESEPGTCKDIPLLFANPHSLIEGIVIACYAIRSSHAFIYLRGEVVPVLRRLHEAVREAYAAGYLGKDALGPGLDLELTVHAGAGAYICGEETALLDSLEGRRGQPRLRPPFPAVAGLYACPTVVNNVESIASVPAILQRGKDWFKSMGSEKSPGFTLYSLSGHVTSPGQYEAPLGITLRQLLDMSGGIRAGHRLKFWTPGGSSTPMFTEEHLDVPLDYEGVGAAGSMLGTKALQCFDETTCVVRAVTRWTEFYAHESCGKCTPCREGTYWLVQLLRDIEAGKGRPGDLDKLGDIADNINGKSFCALGDGAASPIFSSLKYFRDEYEQHITGKGCPFDPAKSTLWADDEDADDQDAHRGVNA
- a CDS encoding NADH-quinone oxidoreductase subunit G, whose protein sequence is MTVTTSAPSGGGQAAVPPEDLVTLTIDGIETSVPKGTLVIRAAEELGIEIPRFCDHPLLDPAGACRQCIVEVEGQRKPMASCTITCTDGMVVKSQLTSPVAEKAQKGVMELLLINHPLDCPVCDKGGECPLQNQAMSHGDAESRFEGRKRTYEKPVPISTQVLLDRERCVLCARCTRFSNQVAGDPMIELIERGALQQVGIGEGDPFESYFSGNTIQICPVGALTSAAYRFRSRPFDLVSSPSVCEHCAGGCATRTDHRRGKVMRRLAANDPEVNEEWLCDKGRFGFRYAQQRDRLTTPLVRNADGVLEPASWPEALAAAAAGLGAARGRAGVLTGGRLTVEDAYAYSKFARVALATNDIDFRARTHSGEEADFLAARVAGRGRDLDGDGVTYTSLEAASAVLLAGFESEEEAPGVFLRLRKAHRKHGQRTYALAPHATRGLEKAGGTLLPAAPGTETEWLDALAGGVGLDEAGAAAAEALRGENSVIVVGERLAGVPGALTAVLRTATATGADLVWIPRRAGERGALEAGALPTLLPGGRPATDPSARQEVAALWGIAELPARHGRDTSQILGAAATGELGALLVAGVEPRDLPDPAAALTALDAVGFLVSLELRPSEVTDRADVVLPVAAVAEKSGTFLNWEGRARMFEAALKPEQMTRTLAPTDGRVLHMLADALDVHLGLPDLAAARRELDRLGGWSGGYASAPREVGRPLPRPGDGEAILAGHRMLLDLGRLQEGDEALAGTRHAAVARLSPHTAAETGVKDGDLLAVSGPAGSVELPLRITEMPDRVVWVPLNSTGRGVPAQTGARPGSLVRIGAATPAAPAHSPEVRA